One window from the genome of Oryctolagus cuniculus chromosome 1, mOryCun1.1, whole genome shotgun sequence encodes:
- the LOC103351898 gene encoding olfactory receptor 5D18-like: protein MSLTRRNTTSEAIFVLLGFSDYPELQVPLFLVFLTVYSFSVVGNLGMIALIKINPQLHTPMYFFLSHLSFVDFCYSSIIAPKMLVNLIVEDRTISFTGCIVQYFLFCTFVVTEAFLLSAMAYDRFVAICNPLLYTVAMSQKLCAMLVVGPYAWGVACSLTFTCSAIKLSFRGFNMIDHFFCEFSALLSLSCSDTYIHQLLLFIFATFNVVSTLLIILMSYVFIVVTILKMRSASGRHKAFSTCASHLTAITIFHGTILFLYCVPNSKNSRHTVKVASVFYTVVIPMLNPLIYSLRNKDVKDTVDKTVGTKQITICFYIISDINNRRN from the exons ATGTCTCTGACAAGAAGAAATACAACTTCTGAAGCCATATTTGTACTCTTGGGCTTCTCAGATTACCCAGAATTACAGGTTCCTCTCTTCTTGGTTTTTCTGACAGTATACAGCTTCAGTGTGGTGGGGAATCTTGGGATGATTGCACTCATCAAAATTAACCCCCAATTGCACACCCCTATGTACTTTTTCCTCAGCCATCTCTCCTTTGTGGATTTCTGCTATTCTTCTATCATTGCTCCCAAGATGCTTGTCAACCTAATTGTAGAAGACAGAACCATTTCATTTACAGGTTGCATAGTACAATACTTTCTGTTTTGCACTTTTGTGGTAACTGAAGCATTTTTGTTATCTGCCATGGCCTATGAccgctttgtggccatttgcaacCCTCTGCTCTACACAGTGGCCATGTCCCAAAAGCTCTGTGCCATGCTGGTGGTGGGGCCATATGCATGGGGAGTAGCATGTTCCTTGACATTCACATGCTCTGCTATAAAATTATCTTTCCGAGGTTTTAACATGATCGATCACTTCTTCTGTGAGTTCTCcgcacttctctccctctcttgctctgatACTTACATCCACCAGTTGCTGCTGTTCATTTTCGCCACCTTCAATGTAGTCAGCACACTCCTCATCATTCTCATGTCTTATGTGTTCATCGTTGTGACCATCCTCAAGATGCGTTCAGCCAGTGGACGCCacaaagccttctccacctgtgcctcccacctgACCGCCATCACCATCTTCCATGGCACCATCCTCTTCCTCTACTGTGTGCCCAACTCCAAGAACTCCAGACACACAGTCAAAGTGGCCTCAGTCTTTTACACAGTGGTGATCCCCATGTTGAATCCTCTGATCTACAGTCTGAGAAATAAGGATGTCAAGGATACAGTAGACAAA ACTGTAGGCACTAAGCAGATAACAATATGCTTTTATATAATTAGTGATATAAACAACAGAAGAAATTAG
- the LOC100341072 gene encoding olfactory receptor 5D16-like translates to MFLTGRNITSEATFTLLGFSDYPELQVPLFLVFLAVYSFSVVGNLGMMVIIKINPRLHTPMYFFLSHLSFVDFCYSSIIAPRMLVNLLKEDRSISFTGCMLQFFLFCTFVVTELILFAVMAYDRFVAICNPLLYTVAMSPRLCAMMVVGSYAWGVVCSLTLTCSALKLSFRGFNTINHFCELSSLMSLSCSDSYLTQLLLFTVATFNEVSTLFIILMSYIFIVVTTLKMHSTSGHRKVFSTCASHLTAITIFHGTILFLYCVPNSKNSRHTVKVASVFYTVVIPMLNPLIYSLRNKDVKDTVSKIMHIKFFSI, encoded by the coding sequence ATGTTTCTGACAGGAAGAAATATAACTTCTGAAGCCACATTCACACTCTTGGGCTTCTCAGATTACCCGGAACTGCAGGTTCCCCTCTTCTTGGTATTTCTGGCGGTGTACAGCTTCAGTGTGGTAGGGAATCTAGGGATGATGGTGATCATCAAAATTAACCCCAGAttgcacacccccatgtacttttTCCTCAGCCATCTCTCCTTTGTGGATTTCTGCTATTCCTCTATCATTGCTCCCAGGATGCTGGTGAACCTCCTTAAGGAAGACAGAAGCATTTCATTTACAGGATGCATGCTGCAGTTCTTTCTGTTTTGCACCTTTGTGGTGACTGAATTAATTTTGTTTGCTGTGATGGCTTATGAccgctttgtggccatttgcaacCCTCTGCTCTACACAGTGGCCATGTCCCCCAGACTCTGCGCCATGATGGTTGTTGGATCCTATGCATGGGGAGTGGTGTGTTCCTTGACACTCACGTGCTCTGCTTTAAAATTATCTTTCCGAGGTTTTAACACCATCAATCACTTCTGCGAGTTATCCTCACTGATGTCCCTCTCTTGTTCTGATTCTTACCTCACTCAATTGCTTCTTTTCACTGTTGCCACCTTTAATGAGGTAAGCACTCTCTTCATCATTCTCATGTCTTACATATTCATTGTTGTCACCACCTTGAAGATGCACTCAACTAGTGGGCACCGTAAAGTgttctccacctgtgcctcccacctgACTGCCATCACCATCTTCCATGGCACCATCCTCTTCCTCTACTGTGTGCCCAACTCCAAGAACTCCAGACACACAGTCAAAGTGGCCTCTGTCTTTTACACAGTGGTGATCCCCATGTTGAATCCTCTGATCTACAGTCTGAGAAACAAGGATGTAAAGGATACAGTCAGCAAAATAATGCACATCAAATTTTTTTCTATCTGA
- the LOC100341328 gene encoding olfactory receptor 5I1-like, with amino-acid sequence MELENGTVKTEFILLGFSNHPELQSLLFAVFFSIYSVTLMGNLGMILLITISPHLHTPMYFFLCLLSFVDACYSSVIAPKLLVNLCSDEKVISYNGCAAQLYFFCSLVDTESFLLAAMAYDRYIAICNPLHYTVVMSKRVCCQLAIGAFLGGTTSSVIHTTNTFYLSFCSKEINHFFCDISPLFSLSCTDTYMHDIILVVFASLVEAICLLAVLLSYICIIAAILRTGSAEGRRKGFSTCASHLIVVTIYHGTLIFIYLRPSTGHSLDTDKVTSVFYTLIIPMLNPLIYSLRNRDVKNAFRKMINLGQCCRTAD; translated from the coding sequence ATGGAGTTGGAGAATGGCACGGTGAAGACGGAATTCATTCTTCTTGGATTTAGCAACCATCCAGAACTTCAGAGTCTTCTTTTTGCTGTGTTCTTTTCCATCTACTCTGTTACCCTGATGGGAAACCTTGGGATGATTTTGTTAATCACAATCAGTCCCCATTTGCACACCCCAATGTACTTTTTCCTCTGCCTTCTGTCCTTTGTAGATGCATGCTACTCTTCTGTCATCGCCCCCAAATTACTtgtgaacctgtgctctgatgaGAAGGTGATTTCTTATAATGGCTGTGCTGCACAGTTATACTTTTTCTGCTCCTTGGTTGACACAGAGTCTTTCCTCTTGGCTGCCATGGCTTATGATCGATACATAGCAATCTGCAACCCACTGCATTACACAGTTGTCATGTCCAAGAGAGTTTGTTGCCAGCTTGCAATTGGAGCATTTCTGGGAGGCACCACGAGCTCAGTTATTCACACCACGAATactttctatctgtctttctgcTCTAAAGAAATTAATCATTTCTTTTGTGATATCTCCCCACTCTTCTCTCTGTCCTGCACTGACACTTACATGCATGACATTATCCTGGTGGTGTTTGCCAGTTTAGTGGAAGCTATCTGTCTCCTAGCAGTTCTTCTTTCTTATATCTGCATTATAGCAGCGATTCTTAGAACAGGGTCTGCCGAGGGAAGAAGAAAAGGCTTCTCCACTTGTGCTTCTCACCTGATAGTAGTCACTATTTATCATGGTACCCTGATCTTCATTTATTTGCGCCCCAGCACAGGTCATTCACTGGACACTGATAAAGTGACCTCTGTATTCTATACACTGATTATACCTATGTTGAATCCACTGATTTATAGTCTAAGAAATAGAGATGTCAAAAATGCCTttagaaaaatgattaatttGGGCCAATGCTGTCGCACCGCAGATTAA